In the genome of Thermodesulfovibrio thiophilus DSM 17215, the window TAAACAAAGCTGATGCTCTAGACGGAGATAACAGTGAAAGGGTAGAATACTTTAAAAAAGCATCAGAACTTGCAAAGTCTTTCACAAAACAATATCCGGATGATGACACAGGATATGCTTATCTGGCTTATAGTTTAGGTTCCATAATAAAAAATGCTTCTTTTTATAAAAAAATTTCTTTAACCAGAGAGGCTAAAACCGCAGCGGATAAAGCTTTACAGATAAATAAAAACAATTCTATGGCATTATTTATTTTGGGCATGATAAATAGAGAGTCTGCAGAACTTGATGGTGTACAACGAACATTAGCCAGACAATTTTTAAGCGATATTGTTAATGACTCTTCCTTTGAAAAGGCAATCAAATATTTTCAAAGAGCTGTTGAATTAGATGCAAATAATATTCAATACCTCTACGAATTAGCCAAAACATATGAAAAGATAAATGAGATGGATAAAGCTAAAAGCATATATAACAGAATATTAAAACTTGAAATAAAAAATGGTAAAGATAAAAAATACGTTGAAAAAACAAAGCGCAGAATTAATAAGCTGATTTAAAAAAAATGAATAAATTAAAAGTATTAAAAAGGTTATTTGAACTTCTCAAACCTTATAAATCCAGATTAATTACAGCTTTTCTAGCAACAATTGGAGTTTCAGCCACTACCGGTGCGCTTGCATATGTTATTAAACCAATAATGAATTACATATTTGTTAATAAAGAAAGCCAATATTTGTATACATTACCAATTGCTGTTATTCTGATTTTTTTAATAAGAGGAGTTTTTTTTATTTATCAAAACTATCAGATGACATTCTGTGCTATAAAAGTTTTAGGCCAGTTAAGAAGTCTTCTCTATCAAAAGATTATCAGATTACCCCTTGAATTTTTCGACCAATCCCGAGTTGGTTACCTAATGTCTCGTATAGTTAACGATGTAGAGCTTATAAGAAGAGGCATCCCAATAATAAATACATTAGCACAAAGAGTAATTACTACATTGGTATTGATAGGCGTAGCTTTTTATCAGAGTTTTATCTTGACACTCTGTTTTTTAATCGTTTTACCATTAGTTGTTTATACAAACTACTATGTAAATAAAAAGTTAAGAAAATTTTCGCACAAAAGACAATCAAAAGTCGCGGATTTATCTTCAATATTGCAGGAAATATTTAATTCAATGATGGTAGTAAAATCGGCTGCTACAGAAAACAAAGAGATTGAGAAATTTGACAGAGAAAATAGATGGTTGGAAAAAATTACTTTAAAAAGAGAAATATATAACATGATGAATGCACCCATTATACAAATATGCCTTGGGATTGGAATGGGCATTGTGCTGCTATTTGGAGGTTCACTTGTTATAAAAGGAGAAATGACTCCTGGCGGGTTGTTTTCTTTTCTTACCGCATTAATTTTGATATTCAGACCTCTTGGAAAAGTAGGTGATGCAAATATCAGAATACAGGAAGCTATTGTTGGAGCTGAAAGAGTTTTTTCTCTTCTTGATTCTCCTGATATTAAGGAAGAGGAGACTGGAAAAATAGAATTAAAAGAGCCTTTTCAGGAACTAATTTTCAAAAATGTGTATTTTACTTATCCTGGATCAACTGAGCCAGCATTAAAAAATATCAATTTCACTGTAAAAAGAGGACAAAAGGTAGCTATTGTAGGACCATCCGGTGCTGGGAAAAGCACAATTGTTAAATTAATTACACAGTTTTATAGACCAACAAAGGGTAACATTCTGATTAATGGAAGAGATATCTCTGAATTTACATTGAAAAGTCTCAGAAAATATATAAGTATTGTTACTCAGGGCAGCACACTTTTTAATACATCAATAAGGGAAAATATTTTGTATGGAACAGAAGAAGTTGATGATAATAAACTGCGTGAAGTAGCATCTATAGCATATGCTGACACCTTCATAGAAAATCTACCCGATGGCTATGATACTATTGTAAGAGAGCGTGGAAATGCTTTATCAGAAGGACAAAAACAGCGTATTATAATAGCAAGAGCACTGTTAAAAAATCCGGAATTACTCATCTTAGATGAAGCAACGTCTGCTCTTGATACAGAATCAGAATTCTTAGTAAGAAAGGCAATAGAGAACCTCCTCAAGGGCAGGACTGCCATTATAATAGCGCACAGATTAACAACAATATTGAATGCAGATAAGATTATCGTGCTTGACAACGGTGAAATTGTTGATCAGGGAACACATGACGAATTAATAAATAGATGCGACCTTTATAAAAAACTTTATGAATTAGAATTTGCCTCTGACGTTGAAGATAAAGAATATACTCATATCTTATAAGTTGGGAGTGTTCATAGTTTTGTGTCAGGATATATTTACTTGTAAATATTATCATAATTTTAATGCCTTTTCAAGCCTTCCTTCAAAGAATATAGATAGCTGAGATAAAATAAGCCCCCAGTTTGGGATTGGTTGTGTCCACTTCCTTTTAGCATTCTGGATTCCCAGGTATAATAGTTTTAAAAGGCTGTCCTCATTGGGGAAAGCTCCCTTGGTTTTGGTAAGTTTCCTGAATTGTCTATGCACAGATTCTATAATATTTGTAGTATACATAATTTTCCTGATTTCAGATGGGTATTTAAAATAATTGGTAAGATTGTCCCAGTTGTTCCTCCAAGAGGTAGTAACAATGGAATATTTCTTGCCCCATTTATCTTCAAGTTCATCCAAGGCTCTCTCAGCTATATCTTTGTTGGCAGCTCTGTATATAAGCTTTAAATCTCTCATAAAGGCCTTTTTGTCTTTATAAGCTACATACTTTAAACTGTTTCTTATTTGGTGTATTATGTGAACTTGCTTCAATTTTAAATTCTTTTGTGTAAACTCTTCTTTTAATCATTTTTTTCACCTCTCTACTTATTTTTATAGTTGCCTTATCTTTTTGTCTACTAAATTGTAGCAAGTTCACTTTTTATATGAGTCAAGGCAACCTTTAATGCATTGACAAGTTCTTGTTCGTATTTTTTGCCAAAGTTCTCCCAGTTTGGATCTATCAAGGATCCTTCATTTTCTTTTTTTAGCATATTCATTAATCGATCAATATTTATATTTGGTTGTAATAGTTTTAAACGTTTAGTAGACTTATTTTTTTTAAAATTATATCTTAATAAAAGAGATAAAATTTTAGTAGCTTTTGGTAAATGTGGACAATCAAATGCAATATGTCTTAATAATTCTATGGCTAATTCTTCTAACTCATTATTCACTATATGTCTTCTGCCGTTTAAATCGTACAATATTCTTCCTAAATTGATAGCAGTGGCTAATGAAGATGGAACTGAAAATGCTAGTGCCATACAGTCAATAATTTTTAATGATTTTTTTAAATTATTACTGACAAGGATATTGTTCGAATTCATATCCCCATGACAAACAGAAAACTTATTGAGAGTAAATAACATATCGATTAATTTTATTAGCAATTGAACTCTATCATCAAAAGCTAATTTATTGTTCCAATATTGATAGAATGTTACATAGTTATCTAAAAACGGCTGTATTAAAATTTGTTCTTTAGGTAATCCAAATTTTATATATTCTCCAAATGCTAACACAGGTAAGCCATATTCTTGCGATAGCGCATAAAATTTTTCTGTTTTTATGCATTCACTTGTCAAATGATTTCGACCAAATAGAAAATTACCAAAATTGAATAAGGCACCAATTCTTTTCCTCGCTGGAATATTAACGCTATATTTTACAAAGTAATTTGATAATGTATTATTTGTATTAAATATTTTGTAATAATATCTTTTATTTGGCTTTTCTGGTATGCCTTGCCCCTTAAGTACTTTGATATCTTTTGAATCTTTTGTATATAAAAATCTTTCAAGATTTAAGATATAGTCTAACAATGATAAATCTTTAACCCACCAAATCCATCCAGAATCTAAAACCTTATAAGGACCTTTAAAAAGTTCATTTAATATTCGAGGATTATAAAGTCTTATGGCTGATGATATTTGTTTTTTGAATAATTTCGTATGACCCTTTTTAGTAGTTGAATCCATAATTGTTGTATTAATTATATATTGTTATACTCAAAAAGTAAATGCCAAATACTTTAACAATTCAATTTAAATAACAAAGTCAGTTATAAGGTATAAAGTGGACCCCATTGTCAAGACAGAAAACAAGCTTCTTTAAGGTGTATTATTTCATCCTCCTTTTGTTTGTTTATAATTCTATTAGTGTACACTTCCTCTGGTGTTCGATATCCCAGGGATTGATGAAGCCTCTCATTATTATAAAATCGGGAGTATAATAAGAATTGTGTCTATTAATTGGCTGTTCACACAGTAGAGCAAATAGATCATAAAAAGGATAACATACTGGGGATGAAAAAAAGAAAAACAAGAAAGGAGGAGATAGCGAAAATGGGAGACTTAAACCTGGACAAAGTTCTATAGGAGCTTTCAAAAATTGACTCAAGAGAAGGCATAAAAACAATAGCAGCCATGCTACTTAACGAACTTATGAAAAAAGAAAGAGAAATCTATTTAAGAGAAAGTATAGAAAACAAAGCAAATGGCTACTATGAAAGGCAACTTGCCTGTTTTCTAGGAAACTTAGGTCTAAGTATTCCAGGGGATAGGAAATCGGAGTTTCGACCAGCAATTCTTCCTGCAGAGTGGCAGAAAGCTGATGAAAGTTTTCAGGACTTTATCCTCAATCTTGTGCTACAGAGTTACTCTCCAAATAGAATAAAAGCCTTGCTGCAGTCTATGAACCTTCCCTATTCAGCAGAACAGATAGAGGAAATAAAAGAGGATCTATACAATAAAGCAAAAGAGTTAAGGACAAGAGAACTTCCTGAGAATTTGTTTGCCATGTTTATAGATGCCTACCATAATCATATAAAGGATGCTGAAACAAACAGAATAAAAAAAGCAGTAATATACAACATAGTTGGGATAGATATGGACGGCAGGAAAAGTTTACTATCTTATTACATCTATTTTGGTTCAGAAAGCAAAGAAGACTGGTTACAGATACTGAATGATTTAATAAAGAGGGGGCTTAAAAGAGTCATGGTTATAGTGTCAGATGATTTTCCTGGACTTACACAGGCAATAAAAGCACTTTTTCCCGATACAGACCATCAACTTTGTTTTGTCCACATGCAGAGAAACATTAAGAAAAACATGTCAAAACAGGATGCAAAGCAGTTTTATGAGGAGTTAACCCTGATAAAAAGGCTTGATGACTATGACAGGGCAGTGTTGAAATTTGAAGAATTATGCAAAACCTATGAGAAGAAATATCCAGAATCAGTGAGAAAGTATATATACACGACAAATGGGGTAGAAAATATAAACAGCAGGATAGAGCTAATAAGAGCAAATACAGGGGGATATTTTCAATCTGTATGTTAAATCTAATTAAAAAGTTCAGAAAAGGAAAATAAAGAATATAGGATAAAGTATTGATATATCTTAATTTCTTTTGTGAACTGGATTTTGGAATTTTTGTGAAAAACTGAGCAGTAATAAGAAAATTACAAAATAACGGTTCACAATTTTACAGATAGGGGTTAATGTTTATAAATATTTAAAAACTTATTTAAAATCAGTAACTGAAAGGCGGATATATTCTATTGCTTTGCAAGTGTGTATATCAGTACAAAGTTTATGAATGCTTAAATTCATTATATAATCAGTTTTTGGCTCAAGTCGTCGGTTGCCAAATGGAATTTTGTTTTTATTGCATATAGGGCCTGAGCGATCAGTTAAGCAATTTTTAGATTCAATGGCAATTAAGGTTGCAACATCAGGAGGGTTCTCTTTATAAGATATGATATGAAAATCAAGTGCTGACATGAGACTCTTTATAAAAGGTAAAATTTGCGTTGCGTCAAGACAATTTATTTTTGCTTCTTTGCAATCAATAAAAAGAGACAAAGATTGCGATTCTGGGAAACTTTCCAATTTGTAAGATTTTTCATAATTATAAGAACCTAAATGTATAAATCTCCAGTAAATATTATTTGTATAATATTCGGCACGCTCACCCTTACCCTTCGATTCCTTGATCTCAATATCAGGAATTTCTTGCTTAAGCCACCAGGAAGCACTTTTAACAGCTTCCTCATTAATTTTGCTCTTCTGTTCAGATTCTCCAGGAATAATCAGAGCTATACCCAATATTAATAAAATAATTCCAGCAACTCTGTATTTTCCTTTATGTTTTAATATTGTCTCCTGTGCCTGAGCTTGTTTTTCGGTTCTTGTTTTGGTTTTGATGGTAACAAGCAATAAAATTGCACCAATTATAATAAAAATTAATCCAACAACTCCTATCATTTTTAAACCTCCTTATCGTTCTATTTCTCTGGCAAACCAGATGACTTTGCCATTTATTATTAACTCGTCAGGATTGACTATAAATGATTCGTATTTTGGGTTGTCTGATATGACTTTAATTTTTCTCTCTGGATAGAGTATTTGTAGCCTCTTAATCATAATATGATTATCTATGGATATAGCATATACTCCACCCTGAGGGTCAAGATAGTTTTTGCTGTGGTCAACAAGCACAAGATCTCCAGAGTAAAAAGTAGGCTCCATACTGTCACCTTTTACACGAATTAGAGACATGTTGCGGGGGTCTCCATGACGCTTTATCCAGTCTCTTCTGAATGCAAGGCGTAATTCAATGGTTTCATCAGGAATCAGTCCACCACCAGCACTAATCTCACCAGACATAACAGGCACTAATATAAAATCTTCCCCTGTTCCCTGTTTATTATAAGACTCTACCACTTCAGGCCTTCCTATAAACATCTCGCCTTCACCTGTAAGTAGCCAGTTAAGATTTATGCACAGATGTGTTGCTATTTTTTGCAAGTTTTCAAAACTTGGGGTTCTTTCATTGAGAAGATAGCTTTGAATTGTTCTGTAAGGAATATTGGTTTTTTTTGAAAATTCAGTTATAGATAAATTTAATCTTTCTATAAGAATTTTTAATCTTTCTGATGCTGCTTTGCTCATATTACCTCTTGACATTTATGCAACATCGTGCATATAATTTAAGCATGATAAACATTCCGTTAAACCACAGGGCACAAAAAAAATTTATAAAGATTGATGTAACTGCGTTAGCAAGGCATATAGGACTTAGTCGCACATATGTATCGCTTGTTTTGCATGGGCATAAAAAAAGTAAGCGTGCTCGCAAGCTCATTGCTGAAGCTCTTGGTATCCCGTATAACGAATTATGGGGAGATAGGTAATGCTTCATAAAAAGAGTTTACTTAAAAAAGATAAGGAATGTAAATGTCAAAGGATAAAAATAATCTGACATTTTCTCAGGCCGGGCTGTTTCAGAGAGGCTCTTTAGATGTATCAGTGGAGTTCAGAAAAGCATTGTCAGATGCAATTAGAAAAAGTAATTATTCAAGAGATCAGATTGTTGAGATAATAGAAATCCTGACAAAAATAAGAATTTCAAAGCATATGCTGGATCAAACAACATCTTCCAAACAAGAATATCGTTTTCCTGCTGAAGTTTTGCATGCTTTGTGTTTTATTACAGGAAGTCTTGAACCACTTAAAATTCTCCTTAATTCAATAGGTTGTGAAGTCCTTGAGCCTGCTGAAGCCAAAGAGTTCAAGCTTATGAGGCTTATGAGGGAAAAAGAAAGGATTGAAAGAGAAATTGAAAGACTTAAGGGGGATATTGATGGGCAGGTTTGATGCAGACGGAGGTTACAACCTTTTAGGCAAAGGTTGTAACCAAGGTTGTAACCAAATTGAAAAGGTTGTAACCAAAATTCAGGCTTTTTCCCCAAAAGGTTGTAACCTACTTCAAGATGATATTTATCTTACAAGAGCTGAAGTTCAAAAATTATTGGGCGTTACTCATGTAGCAATATTAAAAGCTATTAAAAAAAATAAAATTAAAGTAATCTCTACTCACGGTAACGGTGGTAAGCAATATCGTATAGCTCTATCCTCTCTTCCTTTACAGGCTCAAATAAAATGGATTCAAGAAAATCAAGAACAAGCAAAAACCCTACCTGAGCATATTGTTTTAAAGCTTGCTGTAGAAGCACAGCTTGAAGTAACGAAATTAAAAGCACCACAGGAGGAGGTTGGTATAGATGTGCTGGCCAGGGCAGATGAAGTAGAGAAATATGTTATTTCTGTTCAGAAAGCACTCAATGTTCCATCCGGCTGGAAAAAATCTAAATGGATAGAAAAAGTGGCTAAAGATGAAGGAATCTCGGTCAGGGCAATGTATGAGAGGATAAAAAAATACCAGCAGGAAGGCTCCAGAGCTTTTGTAAGAGACAGAGAAAATGGGCATTTAAAAAAGTGGGACACTCAAGCACTGCAATATCTACGGGGAGTATATCTTAAGCTCATAAAAGAAGGTGGATCGGGGCATAAAAAGAGAGCATATGAATGCGTTGCAGCGGAAGCAGAAAAGCAGGGCTGGAGGATTGGATCTTCAAGCTCGGCATATATGTATTTACAGCAGCTCAATCCCCTGCTCGAGCGATATGCGCAGGCTGGTTCAAGAGGGCTTGATAATATTTTTTATATTGTAAGGAAATACGATGACCTTGAGCCGTTTGAGTGCATAGTTGGAGATCAGCACAGATTTGATTTCTGGATAGAGGACAAAGAGACAAACAGAGTATTTCGTCCTGAGGGGTACTTTTTTGTGGACCTCAGGACACGCATTTGTTATGGTTTTTCATTAGCAGACAGATACAACTCATACATGATGGGGCTTGCTTTAAGGATGGGGCTTAAAGTATATGGAAAGTTCAGGACAGCATACACTGACAATGGCAAGCCTGAGGTATCAAGATACTTCAACGAGATTATAAAAGAGCTTCATGCGCATGGCATGGATGCGCAGGACATATCAGAGCTGTATAAAACAGACAGTGGCTATGCAGTTGAAATGGAAGAAGGAGAGGTCGTAGAGGTAGTTCAGTCCAGAAAAGAATGGCACAGGCATGCAAGGCCATACAATGCTAAGGCAAAGCTCATAGAAAGATTTTTTGGCTCACTTGAAAAAATCATGCTTGATCTTGGTGTCCCAGGGCTTATTCGTGAGCTTCGGGGCACATCAGAGGAAAAATCGCAGGACGAAAAAAGGCTTAAAACACTTAAACAAGAAGGAAAGCTTTTAAGCTTTGAAGAGTTTCTGCTTAAACTCTTTGAAGCAGTTCATATATATAATAACCGCAGGCATTACAGCTTAAAACTGTCTCCGCTGCAGACGCTCACAAAGGCAATAAAAGAAGGCTTCACTCCACGCAGAATTGTAGAGAAGGAGATAGACTTTGTTTTGATGAAGAAAGATTACCGCTCCGTAAACAGGGGCAGAATCATTATAGACGGCATTCTTTATGAGGGAAGCTCATTAGAGGAAGGGCTCTGGGACATTCCAGACAGAACCCGCATTGAGGTCAGATACGATCTTTACGAAAGAGATAAAGTTTTTATTGTCAGGCCTGATAATAGAATCGTTGAGCTCAGGATGGTGCCACTGAGTTCCATGAAGGACAAAGAAAAAACAAGCGAGCTTATGGCATGGAAACGGGATATGATTCGCAGTGTTAAAGATGAGTATCAGAAGCTCACGGCACAGATTGGTGGAGTTATTGAGTATTCAAATCGGACAAAAGAGATTTTAAAAAGAAAAAAGACAGACAGGCCTGCTGTGCTCGACCCGGAGCAATTACGCAGAGAAGTTGACGAGAAAAAAAGGCTTACGCTTGAAGCAGGACAGAAGCAGTATCGGTTTCAGAGAAAGACCGTTTTTTCAAATAACAGAGAAAGGTATCAGTATCTGATTGAATGTGAGTTAAACGAGGTGGAAATCAGTGTTCAGGACAGAGAGTTTATGAGACAGTATGAAGAGACAATGGATGAAACAGAGAGAATCTGGTTTAAAAACTTTAAAAAATGCTACCAGTATGAAAGGAGGGCAATATGTTTTTAGCTGAAATAATGAATCAGTACAATCTAAGTCTTTCTAAGGTTGAAGCACTCACAGGGGTGGATAGAACCACTATAAGTCTTCTTAAAAACAATAAATACAACGGAAACAGGGAGATAGAACAACAGATAATAGACAAGCTCAACAGTCATGGGTACACATATAAAAAGAGGCGATTCAGGGTTAACTCTGATGTTTTTATTCAAACTCAGAATGTCCTTCAGTTTAAAGACCTTTGCGATGAACTTTCAGCTGGAGATTTAACATCGAGCTTTGGAATCGTATCAGGTGTGGCTGGAAGAGGAAAGACCATGACAGCAAAATGGTATGCGGTGCAGAATTCTCAGGCAGTGTATATTCTCTTTGTTGATGGAATGACCATACCACAACTTTTAAGAAAAATCTGCTTTGAAATTACGGGACTAAAACCTAGAAGCTTTTATGACTGCCTTGAGGATATTGAAAGAAACACGAAAATTAAAAGGCATCTTGTACTGATTGACGAAGCAGACAAAATGCCCAAGCGTCATATAGAGATGTTAAGGGGAATGAACGAGCAATGTTTATGCCCTGTGGTGCTTATTGGAGAGGAAACGATCACAAGCAAGCTGAGGGAGGAGCGGAGGCTTAAAAGCCGTGTTCGCAGGATTATTAATTTTGAGCCCTTGAGCATCTCAGATGTTGTTACTTTTTATGAGATTGCAGTTGGCATAAGCCCAGATCCTTCTGTAGCTCTCAAACTCTGGGAACGGTCTCAGGGAGACTTCAGAATCATCGTAAGAGATGCGTATGCAGTTGTAAGGATGATGAATGCCTCTGAGGCAGCAGGAATAACTCCGGAGATGGTGGCAAAGCTATGAAAGCAAGTCTGGCAGAGAAAATCAGGCAGTATCTGAAAAAAAACAAAGGAGCAACATTGCAAGATATATGCACATCATTTCGCAACAGCAATGCAGTAAAAACAATAATCAGGTATCACATAAAAACAGGGAAGATAAAAGAAGTTGGTGGAATTCTGTACTACATTGGCAAGGAAAACAAGACAGACAGAGCATGGAAGGCGATGAAATATTTGAAAAGATTTAAAATCAAAAATGTCTCACAGCTCACGGGATGGGATAGACGGGCAATTGGGGCAGTGCTTACGACATTTGTTAGAGCGGGGGCGGTAAGAAAAGAGATAGGGAAAAACAGACGGGATGTCTATTATGTGGTGGTAGCAGAGGAAAGGCCAACACTGGTTGGGGGGAAAAGCAATGTTAGTTATAAACCAGAAAATAAGAAAATCAATGCTTGCTAAGGTGCATATTGCAAAAAAAGAACTTGGGCTTGATGAAGATACATACCGAATGCTGCTTAAAGAACTCACAGGCAAAGATAGCTGCAAACATATGAAGCATGAAGAGCTGGATACAGTTCTACAGGCAATGTATCTGCTTGGTTTTTCTGGTAGAAAAAAAATTAACTTAAATACGATTCAGTTTCACAAAGACGGTATGATCTTTCATATTGAAAACCTAGCAAAAATAATCATGGGAAGCAGATGGAGATACAGACTCAATGGCTATATAAGGAAAAAATTCAATTGTGATTCAATTCACTTTCTCAATTTCAAACAGCTTTGCTCAGTGTTTGCTTTTTTAAGATTGCTTCAAAAACAGACAGATCCATTTTAGGAGGTGCAGGATGGAGGAGATCAGCCCTCTGGCATTTAAGACATATTTAATATTAATGAACTATCAGGGCAGAGAAAATGCGATAGATATGGGAGATCTGTACAGGCTGGTTTTTAATAAGAGTTTTCAGAATAAAATCTCAGATACAAGGAAACTGAGAACGGTGATAACAGAGCTAAGACAGTGCGGATTTCCTGTCTGTTCATCGATGACAAAGGAAAACAGAGGATACTATCTGGCGGTGACCGCTAAAGACATAGAAGATTTTGTAAACACTATGGAAAGAAGGGCACTTAAAACACTCATGCTTATAAGCAGGGTTAAAAAAATCAGTCTGCCCGTGTATCTCGGACAACTAAGCCTCAGAGGAGAGTAAAAACAGTGGAGAGATTTATCAACAGAGCTGTTACGGCATTTTTAATTATTCTTATTGGAGTAATACTTGGCTATGGCTGGAGAATGCTTCACGAAGATAAAAACTATAAAAGCTGGAGGCAGACTGAAATGCTCAGAGAAAACAAGCAAGAGCAGAATTGGCAGTGCACGATACCATACAATGGTAAAAATAAAAAACATAACAGAGGAGGCATTAAATGGCAACAATGTTAAGCAAACTTAAAAAGGCGGCCGCACTGGCAGGCAGAAGGCTTATTGTTAAAATCGGCAAAGAAAAAAGAGAGATTGAAGACACTGAGCTTGCAGAGATAATTGATGCTGCAAGCTCAGTTTACTATGACATGAAAGCTCTTGAGCCAGCACTAAAAGATTACAAAAACAGGATTGCATCAAAGGCAAAATCGTTAATAGATGATAAAGGCACGGTGACATTTATAACAGACTCAGGGATTGAATGCAGGGTCACATTTCAATATGAGGCATTAATTCCTGAGGAACATATTGAAAAAGCGAAGGCTTTGCTTGGTGATAGATTTTCAGATCTGGTCAGGGTAAAAACAGTGTATCAGGCAACGCCAAAACTCATTGAGCTTGCAACGGATGCTGACTATGGAAGAGAGCTTGCAGATGCAATAGTTGTAAAAGAAAAGGCTGCGCAGATCAGCTTTAAAAGATAAGGGGGTGAGAGAATAATCGCACAAAAAACATACGGCTGCGGATTTATCTCAGGGATGCCCACCAATAAGGTGGGCTTTTTATTTTTGGGTAGCCATGAAACTGTATAAAGTAAAAGAAGTAGCAGGCATCTTCAGGGTAGCGGAAAGAACAGTTTACAACTGGGTAGAGTTTGGCTACATTCGGGCAGTTAAAGTTGGTAGTGAAGATGGTAAGGGCACAATCCGTATCACTGAAGATGCATTACAGGAATTTATTGAAAAATACACCACAATTGAATCCCCAGTACTTTTTCATCGTAAAAGATAGAAAATATTGCTTCTAACTGATTTTGATTCTTTTTAAAATTCCAGTATGGAATATGTAATCTGGGGAGACATAGTTTTTGAGCTTCTTTCATACAAAGAACATAGAGAAGAGCTCTCATTTCCATATGCTCACCATGAGACAATACTCCCGCCAGCCTCACTACAGTGGATGGGAGACAAAGAACTGAGGAAGGTAACTGTGGCAGTGAGGCTTCACAATGGATTCTGTGAGCCTCTTGAGGAGCATGAAGCACTGATCGAGCAATCAAGCACAGGAGAAGCTTATAACCTCATAATTGCAGAGCAGCCTCTTGGCGAATTTGCTCTGGAAAGGCTGTCCTCAACAATACAGCAGATAGATGCGTGGGGAAAGCCCGTCGTTATTGATCTTGACCTGGAGTTTTCTGAATACATAGAAAAGCCACTTGAGACGAAAAAAATCAAAACTACTCAATCAAAGGGCAATAAAGCGGTCAAAAAACAATCACAGCAAGAAGCAAAGTATAAAATTGTAAAAGTAAAAAAC includes:
- a CDS encoding tetratricopeptide repeat protein, which translates into the protein MNKNQEIRNGEKKKFKLFNIFIFLMLIFFSANIASSSQSMTKQELIYNINYYINKADALDGDNSERVEYFKKASELAKSFTKQYPDDDTGYAYLAYSLGSIIKNASFYKKISLTREAKTAADKALQINKNNSMALFILGMINRESAELDGVQRTLARQFLSDIVNDSSFEKAIKYFQRAVELDANNIQYLYELAKTYEKINEMDKAKSIYNRILKLEIKNGKDKKYVEKTKRRINKLI
- a CDS encoding ABC transporter ATP-binding protein — its product is MNKLKVLKRLFELLKPYKSRLITAFLATIGVSATTGALAYVIKPIMNYIFVNKESQYLYTLPIAVILIFLIRGVFFIYQNYQMTFCAIKVLGQLRSLLYQKIIRLPLEFFDQSRVGYLMSRIVNDVELIRRGIPIINTLAQRVITTLVLIGVAFYQSFILTLCFLIVLPLVVYTNYYVNKKLRKFSHKRQSKVADLSSILQEIFNSMMVVKSAATENKEIEKFDRENRWLEKITLKREIYNMMNAPIIQICLGIGMGIVLLFGGSLVIKGEMTPGGLFSFLTALILIFRPLGKVGDANIRIQEAIVGAERVFSLLDSPDIKEEETGKIELKEPFQELIFKNVYFTYPGSTEPALKNINFTVKRGQKVAIVGPSGAGKSTIVKLITQFYRPTKGNILINGRDISEFTLKSLRKYISIVTQGSTLFNTSIRENILYGTEEVDDNKLREVASIAYADTFIENLPDGYDTIVRERGNALSEGQKQRIIIARALLKNPELLILDEATSALDTESEFLVRKAIENLLKGRTAIIIAHRLTTILNADKIIVLDNGEIVDQGTHDELINRCDLYKKLYELEFASDVEDKEYTHIL
- a CDS encoding XRE family transcriptional regulator; protein product: MSKAASERLKILIERLNLSITEFSKKTNIPYRTIQSYLLNERTPSFENLQKIATHLCINLNWLLTGEGEMFIGRPEVVESYNKQGTGEDFILVPVMSGEISAGGGLIPDETIELRLAFRRDWIKRHGDPRNMSLIRVKGDSMEPTFYSGDLVLVDHSKNYLDPQGGVYAISIDNHIMIKRLQILYPERKIKVISDNPKYESFIVNPDELIINGKVIWFAREIER
- a CDS encoding helix-turn-helix domain-containing protein, with protein sequence MINIPLNHRAQKKFIKIDVTALARHIGLSRTYVSLVLHGHKKSKRARKLIAEALGIPYNELWGDR
- a CDS encoding Mu transposase C-terminal domain-containing protein; translated protein: MGRFDADGGYNLLGKGCNQGCNQIEKVVTKIQAFSPKGCNLLQDDIYLTRAEVQKLLGVTHVAILKAIKKNKIKVISTHGNGGKQYRIALSSLPLQAQIKWIQENQEQAKTLPEHIVLKLAVEAQLEVTKLKAPQEEVGIDVLARADEVEKYVISVQKALNVPSGWKKSKWIEKVAKDEGISVRAMYERIKKYQQEGSRAFVRDRENGHLKKWDTQALQYLRGVYLKLIKEGGSGHKKRAYECVAAEAEKQGWRIGSSSSAYMYLQQLNPLLERYAQAGSRGLDNIFYIVRKYDDLEPFECIVGDQHRFDFWIEDKETNRVFRPEGYFFVDLRTRICYGFSLADRYNSYMMGLALRMGLKVYGKFRTAYTDNGKPEVSRYFNEIIKELHAHGMDAQDISELYKTDSGYAVEMEEGEVVEVVQSRKEWHRHARPYNAKAKLIERFFGSLEKIMLDLGVPGLIRELRGTSEEKSQDEKRLKTLKQEGKLLSFEEFLLKLFEAVHIYNNRRHYSLKLSPLQTLTKAIKEGFTPRRIVEKEIDFVLMKKDYRSVNRGRIIIDGILYEGSSLEEGLWDIPDRTRIEVRYDLYERDKVFIVRPDNRIVELRMVPLSSMKDKEKTSELMAWKRDMIRSVKDEYQKLTAQIGGVIEYSNRTKEILKRKKTDRPAVLDPEQLRREVDEKKRLTLEAGQKQYRFQRKTVFSNNRERYQYLIECELNEVEISVQDREFMRQYEETMDETERIWFKNFKKCYQYERRAICF
- a CDS encoding AAA family ATPase, translating into MFLAEIMNQYNLSLSKVEALTGVDRTTISLLKNNKYNGNREIEQQIIDKLNSHGYTYKKRRFRVNSDVFIQTQNVLQFKDLCDELSAGDLTSSFGIVSGVAGRGKTMTAKWYAVQNSQAVYILFVDGMTIPQLLRKICFEITGLKPRSFYDCLEDIERNTKIKRHLVLIDEADKMPKRHIEMLRGMNEQCLCPVVLIGEETITSKLREERRLKSRVRRIINFEPLSISDVVTFYEIAVGISPDPSVALKLWERSQGDFRIIVRDAYAVVRMMNASEAAGITPEMVAKL